A region of Coccinella septempunctata chromosome 5, icCocSept1.1, whole genome shotgun sequence DNA encodes the following proteins:
- the LOC123313309 gene encoding sperm-associated antigen 1 produces the protein MKMQMQSLTDSQTPRRYIGNNSSLLTKYDIPITHLDFSYVETCEDRRELERILEILKSGEEGYYVELMRAVEDKLKILHPKSKFLRNTSRVLSKDELESREWNDISTDLSEWIIDISEDNKELEINKGKKIPKPIEMRKVRECEVAVEEKKTKPQKIKSTDYASWDKYDVDAELLSMDLKEDKLKEIAKKQCSSETKKKRVKFNIPSTEVENKLEAKEEREKGNEYFRAGDYNSALIHYSASVDCIPTTEALNNRAMTYLKLERYESAIKDCDSALCLDPVNLKANWRKSMASYHLGDYQTALKCIEMCVDIEPNNEEIQNFANCVRKKCKETHLVKRRMQIKDVTETEVNSDTSNSVTE, from the coding sequence ATGAAAATGCAAATGCAGTCTTTAACTGATTCGCAAACTCCTCGTAGATATATAGGAAATAATTCATCACTTCTGACAAAATACGATATTCCCATAACACatttagatttttcctacgttGAAACATGCGAGGACAGAAGAGAATTAGAAAGAATTTTGGAAATCTTGAAATCAGGAGAAGAAGGTTACTACGTGGAATTGATGAGAGCAGTGGAGGATAAACTCAAAATTCTCCATCCCAAGAGTAAATTCTTGAGGAACACTTCCAGAGTATTATCGAAAGATGAGCTAGAAAGCCGAGAATGGAATGATATCTCGACAGATTTGAGCGAATGGATTATTGACATATCCGAGGATAATAAGGAGTTGGAGATCAATAAGGGTAAGAAAATTCCAAAACCGATAGAAATGAGGAAGGTTCGTGAGTGTGAAGTCGCTGTTGAAGAAAAGAAGACTAAACCACAAAAAATCAAATCTACTGATTATGCAAGTTGGGATAAATACGATGTGGATGCTGAACTGTTGAGCATGGATTTGAAAGaagataaattgaaagaaattgcAAAAAAGCAATGCTCTAGTGAAACGAAAAAGAAAAGGGTAAAATTTAATATTCCCTCAACAGAGGTcgaaaataaacttgaagctaaaGAGGAGAGAGAAAAAGGCAACGAATATTTCAGGGCAGGAGACTACAACTCAGCACTAATACACTATTCAGCTAGCGTAGATTGTATTCCCACAACCGAAGCTCTCAATAACCGAGCCATGACTTATCTGAAGTTGGAACGGTACGAAAGTGCAATCAAAGACTGTGATTCTGCTCTATGTTTAGATCCAGTGAATTTGAAGGCTAACTGGAGGAAATCGATGGCTTCATATCATTTGGGGGACTATCAAACTGCTTTGAAATGCATTGAGATGTGCGTTGATATCGAACCTAAtaatgaagaaattcaaaatttcgcaAACTGCGTCAGAAAAAAATGCAAAGAAACTCACTTAGTTAAAAGGAGAATGCAAATTAAGGATGTTACAGAAACGGAAGTTAATTCTGATACTAGTAACTCAGTTACCGAGTAA